Proteins from a single region of Mucilaginibacter daejeonensis:
- a CDS encoding ferredoxin--NADP reductase, whose translation MLSLRVQAIERNTADTSTFYLLPVDGGTVSYQAGQFLTLVIDHHGQEVRRSYSLSSSPHEQMLSLTIKRIPNGEVTRYLHTYARIGDIWKAVEPAGRFTLPEPLLDAPLVYFAAGSGISPIYAHLKYLILQGFDRPVYLFYSNLSASSIIFKKELDELSAASGGHLKIIHLISDEGKRLNNYVAENLIRQYLPDTFRQAQYYLCGPFTYMRMVRLTLLYMHVDDTHIHRENFVLETVPSSTTVTNFEPHKIRINFNGEVHDLVTGANQTILQAALQNDLHLPYSCGAGVCAACAVKCTSGQVTVVKNEVLTDAEMKQGWILTCTGYAASDDVRIEY comes from the coding sequence ATGCTTTCGTTACGCGTGCAGGCTATCGAGCGCAACACGGCCGATACCTCGACCTTTTACCTATTACCTGTTGATGGCGGCACTGTCAGTTATCAAGCCGGACAGTTCCTGACCTTGGTGATCGATCATCATGGCCAGGAGGTGCGTCGCTCCTATTCATTGAGCTCATCGCCGCACGAGCAGATGCTGTCATTAACCATTAAGCGTATCCCCAATGGCGAGGTGACCCGTTACCTGCATACTTACGCCCGTATAGGCGATATTTGGAAAGCTGTTGAACCGGCCGGCCGGTTCACGTTACCCGAGCCGCTGCTTGATGCACCACTCGTGTATTTTGCTGCAGGCAGTGGTATCTCCCCTATATACGCTCATTTAAAGTATCTCATCCTTCAGGGTTTCGACCGACCGGTCTATCTTTTTTACAGTAACCTGAGCGCTTCCAGTATCATCTTTAAAAAAGAATTGGATGAATTGAGTGCGGCCTCTGGTGGGCACCTAAAGATCATACACCTGATCAGTGATGAAGGTAAGCGACTGAACAATTACGTAGCCGAGAACCTGATCCGCCAGTACCTGCCCGATACGTTTAGGCAGGCTCAATACTATCTATGTGGCCCGTTCACTTACATGCGCATGGTGAGGCTTACGCTATTGTACATGCATGTAGATGACACGCACATTCACCGCGAGAACTTTGTGCTGGAGACGGTACCGTCAAGCACCACCGTGACCAATTTTGAACCGCACAAGATCCGCATTAATTTTAATGGTGAAGTTCATGACTTGGTCACCGGCGCCAACCAAACCATTCTTCAGGCGGCCTTGCAAAATGATCTGCATCTGCCATATAGTTGTGGCGCCGGTGTATGCGCCGCCTGTGCCGTAAAATGCACCTCGGGCCAAGTAACGGTAGTGAAGAATGAGGTACTGACCGATGCCGAAATGAAACAAGGCTGGATATTGACCTGTACCGGTTATGCAGCAAGCGATGACGTGCGTATCGAATATTGA
- a CDS encoding quinone oxidoreductase family protein, whose translation MKAIVLVGADQPLTLQEVDKPTLAPGEALVQLKAAALNRRDHWISIGKYAGIKYPTILGSDGAGVVVEVAGDAGQEWLGKEVIINPGHDWGDHADHHSKEFNILGLPDDGTFAEYVKVKIEYLHPKPAHLSFEQAAALPLAGLTAYRALFFKGKAKKGDKVLVVGAGAGTGTYAVQFAVAAGCQVFVTSGSGDKIERARQLGAAAGVNYKAQDWAEELKHMAGGFDVVIDSALGPDFVKLPDLMNAGGRIVFFGATAGNIPELPARTLFSKQLQLLGTMMGSPDDFEAMLDLVNEHKIVPVVDEVYPLADMQKAVNKMGNSAQFGKLVISIS comes from the coding sequence ATGAAAGCCATAGTACTTGTTGGGGCTGATCAGCCTCTCACCCTTCAGGAAGTTGACAAACCCACTTTAGCCCCGGGCGAAGCTCTTGTTCAATTGAAAGCCGCAGCTCTTAACCGCCGCGATCATTGGATCAGCATTGGCAAGTATGCGGGCATCAAATACCCTACGATCTTAGGGTCTGACGGTGCCGGTGTAGTGGTAGAAGTGGCTGGCGATGCCGGACAGGAATGGCTAGGCAAAGAAGTGATCATTAACCCGGGCCATGACTGGGGCGATCACGCTGACCATCATTCCAAGGAATTCAATATTCTGGGCTTGCCGGATGACGGTACTTTTGCCGAGTATGTTAAGGTAAAGATAGAATACTTGCACCCTAAACCAGCACACCTGAGTTTTGAGCAGGCCGCCGCATTACCCTTAGCCGGATTAACCGCCTACCGTGCGTTGTTCTTTAAAGGCAAAGCCAAAAAAGGTGATAAGGTACTGGTTGTTGGGGCTGGTGCCGGTACAGGTACTTATGCCGTTCAATTTGCAGTAGCCGCAGGTTGCCAGGTATTTGTGACCTCAGGCTCCGGTGATAAGATCGAACGGGCAAGGCAATTGGGCGCAGCTGCGGGTGTGAACTACAAAGCGCAGGATTGGGCCGAAGAATTGAAACATATGGCCGGCGGCTTTGATGTGGTGATCGATAGTGCCTTAGGCCCCGACTTTGTTAAGCTACCTGACCTGATGAACGCCGGCGGTCGCATCGTGTTCTTTGGCGCTACGGCGGGCAACATACCCGAGCTTCCTGCCCGGACGCTTTTCTCCAAGCAATTACAGTTGCTGGGCACCATGATGGGTTCGCCCGACGACTTTGAGGCTATGCTTGACCTGGTTAACGAGCATAAGATCGTACCCGTGGTAGACGAGGTGTACCCCCTGGCCGATATGCAAAAGGCAGTGAATAAAATGGGGAATTCGGCACAGTTCGGTAAATTGGTGATCAGCATCAGCTAA
- a CDS encoding DUF7660 family protein: MGFDNQTSQGPSFKSNASFLCEAFLVAALRAISTRIFSSIRRSVRDKALSFTMNIDETSIYDRSSFIVFVDKLREQLITGDATFINVDLVDFLDALNRYAEDIQGYYDNTGQLVNADVPSWKVFADLLKGASMYE; the protein is encoded by the coding sequence ATGGGATTTGATAACCAAACATCACAAGGCCCCAGCTTCAAATCCAACGCCAGTTTTTTGTGTGAAGCATTCCTTGTAGCCGCACTCCGTGCTATCTCTACAAGGATCTTCTCCTCAATTCGTAGGTCGGTTCGTGACAAAGCCTTATCTTTCACCATGAATATTGATGAAACTAGCATATATGACCGCAGCTCGTTTATTGTCTTTGTGGATAAACTCAGAGAACAATTGATAACAGGCGATGCCACCTTCATTAACGTCGATTTGGTTGACTTCTTAGATGCATTGAACCGGTATGCGGAGGATATTCAAGGATATTATGACAACACCGGTCAGCTTGTAAATGCTGATGTTCCTAGTTGGAAAGTTTTCGCAGACCTACTGAAAGGTGCATCAATGTATGAATAG
- a CDS encoding helix-turn-helix domain-containing protein produces the protein MALPNFLKLTDQGLQYLDISVYTAFKWHDNPDQDCFPMHETVGKMAGLSKRFVIESVKRLEASGVITVDRSEVKRVSNLYYFAKPHRNTILDKIPKDFFELTSDLTKNERAMLLCLRQFFNHLPYECHESKPCEYFGEWLGISKDTVRKQFSALIAKGYIAERFNIRKCGQKARTYYMLTDKIDWNYEEYEKKEEVIDSTTLKVA, from the coding sequence GTGGCTTTACCCAACTTTTTAAAACTAACAGATCAAGGACTTCAATATTTAGATATATCCGTTTATACAGCCTTCAAGTGGCATGACAACCCAGATCAAGATTGCTTTCCTATGCATGAAACCGTAGGAAAGATGGCTGGACTGTCAAAGCGTTTTGTAATTGAATCAGTGAAGCGTTTAGAAGCATCAGGTGTGATTACCGTTGATCGTAGTGAGGTCAAACGTGTATCGAATCTCTACTACTTTGCTAAACCGCATCGTAATACTATACTTGATAAAATACCAAAAGATTTCTTTGAGCTAACCAGCGACCTAACTAAGAATGAACGTGCTATGCTTCTCTGTTTACGTCAATTTTTCAATCACTTACCCTATGAGTGCCATGAATCAAAGCCCTGTGAGTATTTTGGGGAATGGTTAGGTATCAGTAAAGACACTGTTCGCAAGCAATTCTCCGCGTTGATAGCTAAAGGTTACATTGCAGAACGCTTCAATATACGCAAGTGCGGACAAAAGGCAAGAACGTACTACATGCTTACAGATAAAATTGACTGGAACTACGAAGAGTATGAGAAGAAAGAAGAGGTAATAGATTCCACTACTTTAAAAGTCGCATAG
- a CDS encoding Shedu anti-phage system protein SduA domain-containing protein, translating into MNFKDLIQLVDDFIETGNNLDDLNKILLELYRYEDGLRYVIKLAVDDYGGYTYKGELQNVALLGALKWGIDGLKAIENITIAKQGYRYILNATSLLSHISSCTLAKYYNFLHHLECLKVLNLEGNEFKSTSWVASAKNILLNITTSVDKASDFPIGLVTNLQKWDNPPAQHHLFAAMLLRWFNLNSYGLEQFKEVISRKSVSEEDCHTILKNNPYIIEPFNAQVWSKPRFGAKLVPDFLIRSMDDTYTVIEIEKPTDPILTAGGELHSKATHAKRQALDFQHWVNKNNAYASQDFPNIFSPMCLVIIGLEHTLNDKQKERLKQENESTQGRLRIVGFDWIYNRAKATLDNLVNFGFEKI; encoded by the coding sequence ATGAACTTTAAAGATTTAATACAGCTTGTTGACGACTTTATTGAAACCGGTAATAATCTTGACGACCTCAATAAGATTTTATTGGAGTTATACCGATACGAAGATGGCCTTAGATACGTAATCAAACTCGCAGTTGATGATTACGGTGGATACACTTATAAAGGGGAGTTACAGAACGTAGCTTTACTAGGTGCATTGAAGTGGGGCATTGATGGACTGAAAGCTATAGAAAATATAACAATTGCTAAACAGGGTTATCGTTACATACTAAACGCAACGTCTCTACTAAGTCACATCTCCAGTTGCACGTTGGCAAAGTATTACAATTTTCTACACCATCTTGAATGTTTAAAAGTCTTAAATCTCGAGGGTAATGAATTCAAGTCGACAAGTTGGGTAGCAAGTGCAAAAAATATATTGCTGAACATAACTACCTCTGTTGACAAAGCGAGTGACTTTCCGATTGGATTAGTGACCAATCTACAGAAATGGGATAACCCACCTGCTCAACACCATCTTTTTGCTGCAATGTTACTACGATGGTTTAACTTGAATAGCTATGGATTGGAGCAATTTAAAGAAGTGATATCTCGTAAATCTGTATCTGAAGAAGATTGCCATACCATTCTAAAGAACAATCCCTACATAATCGAACCTTTCAATGCTCAAGTTTGGTCGAAACCACGATTCGGTGCCAAACTGGTTCCCGACTTTCTGATACGTTCAATGGACGATACTTATACTGTAATAGAAATTGAAAAGCCAACTGACCCTATTTTAACTGCTGGAGGTGAGCTTCATTCAAAAGCTACTCATGCGAAGCGACAAGCATTAGATTTTCAGCATTGGGTAAATAAGAATAACGCATATGCATCACAAGACTTTCCTAACATATTCAGTCCAATGTGTTTAGTCATCATTGGGCTCGAACACACCTTGAACGATAAACAGAAAGAGCGATTGAAGCAAGAAAACGAATCAACTCAGGGTAGATTGAGGATCGTAGGTTTTGATTGGATTTACAATAGAGCTAAGGCAACGTTAGACAATCTTGTAAACTTCGGATTTGAAAAAATTTAA
- a CDS encoding helix-turn-helix domain-containing protein: MKKQENVPHKFTSLADAHRAFGLPAPKHPLISLINGAHGQSGPPQHHVLGFYKISCKPKLSGKLRYGQSQYDFDEGGMLFASPGQIIGRNDGETNVCSQYTLLIHPDFFLGYPLAKSIKQYGFFSYSTNEALHLSEDERLMITSIFQMIEKELNNPIDELSQNVVMAQIELLLNYANRFYKRQFITRKIVNNNLLQQLEELLNNYFNNETALASGIPTVQYLADQLNLTPTYLSDMLRSLTGQNAQQHIHYVLIEKAKEKLSTTNLSVSEIAYNLGFEHPQSFSKLFKLKTNVSPLGFRQAFN; the protein is encoded by the coding sequence ATGAAAAAGCAAGAGAACGTTCCCCATAAATTTACGTCGCTGGCTGATGCACACCGGGCGTTCGGATTACCCGCGCCAAAGCATCCGTTGATAAGCTTGATCAACGGTGCTCATGGCCAGTCTGGTCCGCCACAGCATCATGTGCTTGGTTTTTATAAGATCTCGTGCAAACCTAAGCTCAGCGGAAAATTAAGATATGGGCAAAGCCAATATGATTTTGATGAAGGTGGAATGCTTTTCGCGTCGCCGGGGCAGATCATTGGGCGTAATGATGGCGAGACCAATGTATGCTCACAATATACCTTGCTGATCCACCCCGACTTCTTTTTGGGTTATCCGCTGGCAAAAAGCATTAAGCAATACGGTTTCTTCTCCTATTCTACCAACGAGGCGTTGCACCTTTCAGAAGATGAACGCCTGATGATCACTTCCATTTTCCAGATGATAGAGAAGGAATTGAACAACCCAATTGACGAATTGAGCCAAAACGTGGTGATGGCACAAATAGAACTACTGCTTAACTATGCTAACCGGTTCTATAAAAGGCAGTTCATCACCCGCAAGATCGTGAATAATAATTTGCTGCAACAGCTTGAAGAGCTCCTGAACAATTACTTTAATAACGAGACGGCTTTGGCGTCCGGCATACCCACGGTTCAATACCTGGCCGATCAGCTCAACCTTACCCCTACCTACCTGAGCGATATGCTGCGATCGCTCACCGGTCAAAATGCACAGCAGCATATCCATTATGTACTTATTGAAAAGGCTAAAGAAAAGCTATCTACCACCAACCTGTCTGTAAGCGAGATCGCTTATAACTTGGGGTTCGAACATCCTCAGTCTTTTAGTAAGTTATTCAAATTAAAGACCAATGTGTCTCCGCTCGGGTTCAGGCAAGCCTTTAATTAA
- a CDS encoding aldo/keto reductase translates to MDIKNQQKEINRRDFLQKSAVFATSAILLPFLGDSAYGAIDLMKDNSTVPTVKLNNGLLMPTLGFGTYSLRNEICERSVAEAISVGYRLIDTASRYGNETFVGSGIKKSGIKREELFITSKIWVDDAGYEKAKTAFETSLKKLDTDYLDLYLIHRPRGDFKGSWRMMEELYKEGKIKAIGISNFTPAQYEDLMSVAKIKPAVNQIETHAFFQEKDSYTYMNTHGVRTEAWAPFAEGRNGLFTNQALADIGKKHNKSNAQVSLRWHYQRGVVAIPRTVQKAHMTENLNIFDFKLSESEMKAISALDLNVSQFPEWT, encoded by the coding sequence ATGGATATCAAGAACCAACAAAAAGAGATAAACCGCCGAGATTTTTTACAAAAAAGCGCGGTGTTCGCAACCTCTGCTATCCTTTTACCTTTTTTGGGTGATAGTGCATATGGTGCTATAGATCTTATGAAAGACAATAGTACGGTCCCAACCGTTAAACTCAATAACGGTCTACTTATGCCAACTCTGGGTTTTGGCACTTACTCTTTAAGGAATGAGATATGTGAACGTTCTGTGGCTGAAGCGATATCGGTAGGTTATCGCCTTATCGATACGGCAAGCAGGTATGGCAACGAAACATTTGTTGGATCAGGGATAAAAAAAAGCGGTATCAAAAGAGAAGAACTGTTCATCACGTCAAAAATTTGGGTAGATGATGCTGGATATGAAAAGGCCAAAACAGCTTTTGAAACGTCTTTGAAAAAACTGGATACTGACTATTTGGACCTGTATCTGATCCATCGGCCAAGAGGTGATTTTAAAGGTTCGTGGAGAATGATGGAAGAGCTTTACAAGGAGGGTAAGATAAAAGCTATAGGTATAAGTAATTTCACACCAGCTCAATATGAGGACCTAATGTCCGTAGCGAAGATCAAACCCGCCGTAAATCAAATCGAGACCCATGCTTTCTTCCAAGAGAAGGATTCCTATACTTATATGAACACTCACGGGGTACGAACGGAAGCCTGGGCACCATTCGCAGAGGGAAGAAATGGCCTCTTTACGAACCAGGCATTAGCTGATATTGGCAAAAAACATAATAAAAGCAATGCCCAGGTAAGTTTAAGGTGGCATTACCAACGAGGAGTAGTTGCTATACCCAGAACTGTTCAAAAAGCACATATGACCGAGAATTTAAACATTTTCGACTTTAAGCTCAGTGAGTCTGAGATGAAAGCCATCTCAGCTTTAGATCTAAATGTCTCTCAATTCCCGGAGTGGACATGA
- a CDS encoding winged helix-turn-helix transcriptional regulator has translation MTTTFTENSDNNCPAQSLLRSLSGKWKPQLFKIATTAPLRFNALLRQLKGSNKQSLSVALRELEEAGILRKEVIRLKPLNIEYTLTKRGRSVIPIFLSLEELV, from the coding sequence ATGACTACCACCTTTACCGAAAACTCAGACAATAATTGCCCGGCTCAAAGCCTCCTCAGATCACTATCAGGTAAATGGAAACCGCAATTATTTAAAATAGCCACAACAGCGCCATTGCGGTTCAATGCTTTGTTACGGCAATTAAAAGGAAGCAACAAACAGTCCTTATCAGTGGCTCTAAGAGAGTTGGAAGAGGCCGGCATCTTGCGGAAGGAGGTGATACGGCTGAAGCCCTTGAATATTGAATACACCCTTACTAAGCGGGGCAGATCAGTGATACCGATATTTTTAAGCCTCGAGGAACTGGTCTAA
- a CDS encoding superoxide dismutase, translating to MAFELPALPYATDALEPHIDKATMEIHHGKHHQAYVTNLNKALEGKPEANSSIEEIVKHISKFPAAVRNNGGGHYNHTLFWTLLSPNGGGEPTGELADAIKSTFGSFDELKTKMNEAGATRFGSGWAWLVVTADKKLAVTSTPNQDNPLMDLPEITVKGTPILGIDVWEHAYYLKYQNKRPDYLAAIWNVINWNHVAELYKKAK from the coding sequence ATGGCATTTGAATTACCGGCGTTACCATACGCTACCGACGCTCTGGAACCGCACATCGATAAAGCCACTATGGAGATCCACCATGGTAAGCACCACCAAGCTTATGTTACCAACCTGAACAAAGCTTTAGAAGGTAAACCAGAGGCTAATAGCAGCATCGAAGAGATCGTTAAACATATATCTAAGTTCCCTGCAGCCGTACGTAACAACGGTGGTGGTCACTATAACCACACTTTATTCTGGACCTTGCTGTCGCCTAACGGTGGTGGCGAGCCTACCGGCGAACTGGCTGACGCGATCAAAAGCACTTTCGGTTCATTTGACGAATTGAAGACCAAGATGAACGAAGCTGGTGCTACCCGTTTTGGTTCGGGCTGGGCTTGGTTAGTAGTAACTGCCGATAAAAAACTGGCCGTTACCTCAACCCCTAACCAGGACAATCCATTGATGGACCTTCCTGAGATCACTGTAAAAGGCACCCCGATCTTGGGTATCGATGTTTGGGAGCATGCTTATTACCTGAAATATCAGAACAAGCGTCCTGACTACTTAGCAGCCATCTGGAACGTGATCAACTGGAACCACGTTGCCGAGCTGTACAAAAAAGCTAAATAA
- a CDS encoding SDR family NAD(P)-dependent oxidoreductase, translating into MKEQKESKIWFITGASRGFGSVWTQAALERGDKVAATARKLESIAHLNEKYGDNVLTLELDVTNADQAKAAVEQAHAHFGRLDIVLNNAGYSLVSTIEEANADEIRALYETNVIGPVSVIQAALPLLRQQGGGHIIGTSSNLGHVTLPVIGYYCSSKWAFEAIHESLAAEVKDFGIKVTIIEPGAYATEFGSQDSLKFSQGLDIYTDYKDKFFGSLRTMERGDPEATPEAVFKIVDAENPPLRFFLGSHCLPWVKEAYAERLATWEEWKEVSDQAQGVSK; encoded by the coding sequence ATGAAAGAGCAAAAAGAAAGTAAGATATGGTTCATTACGGGAGCTTCCCGTGGTTTTGGCAGCGTTTGGACCCAAGCTGCACTTGAACGCGGCGATAAGGTCGCGGCCACTGCACGTAAATTAGAGAGCATCGCCCACTTGAACGAGAAATATGGCGACAATGTACTGACCCTTGAGCTTGACGTTACCAACGCCGATCAGGCCAAAGCAGCGGTAGAACAGGCGCATGCACATTTTGGCAGGCTGGACATTGTGCTTAACAATGCAGGATATTCATTGGTAAGCACCATTGAAGAAGCCAATGCCGATGAGATACGTGCTTTATACGAGACCAATGTGATCGGCCCCGTCTCGGTCATACAAGCGGCGTTGCCGTTGTTGCGTCAACAAGGCGGCGGTCATATCATCGGTACCTCAAGCAATTTAGGGCATGTAACGCTGCCTGTGATCGGTTACTATTGTTCATCAAAATGGGCCTTTGAGGCCATTCACGAAAGTTTGGCAGCCGAGGTAAAGGACTTTGGCATTAAGGTCACCATTATTGAGCCGGGTGCTTATGCTACCGAATTTGGCAGCCAGGATTCGCTCAAGTTCTCACAAGGCCTTGACATCTATACCGACTATAAAGATAAATTTTTCGGTAGCTTACGTACAATGGAACGGGGAGACCCTGAAGCAACGCCTGAAGCTGTGTTTAAGATCGTTGATGCCGAGAACCCGCCTTTGCGCTTCTTTTTAGGTAGCCATTGCTTACCGTGGGTTAAAGAGGCATACGCCGAACGCCTGGCCACCTGGGAAGAATGGAAAGAGGTGTCTGACCAAGCGCAGGGAGTGTCTAAATAA
- a CDS encoding helix-turn-helix domain-containing protein, whose protein sequence is MAVNVKSDIETYVIMRVKEMRESAGLSQSELALRLDVSNGFIGQAESSKSPTKYNLNHLNKLAVVFDCSLKDFMPEKPFSK, encoded by the coding sequence ATGGCTGTCAATGTAAAATCGGATATTGAGACTTATGTAATTATGAGAGTTAAAGAGATGCGCGAGAGTGCAGGGCTTTCACAATCAGAGCTTGCATTGCGATTAGATGTATCGAACGGCTTTATAGGACAGGCAGAAAGTTCAAAATCACCAACTAAGTACAACCTTAATCATTTGAACAAATTAGCCGTCGTCTTTGACTGTTCCTTGAAAGACTTTATGCCTGAGAAGCCTTTCAGTAAATAG
- a CDS encoding nucleoside deaminase, translating to MRYINFDNENTLSPDEFFMAEALREARLAYAEDEIPIGAIVTCQGKIIGRGHNLTERLNDVSAHAEMQAFTAAANYLGGKYLKDCTLYVTLEPCVMCAGASYWFQVGKIVFGAYDTRMGFGRLNQKVTHPKTIITGGIRENECAELVREFFRNKRTKT from the coding sequence ATGCGTTATATCAATTTTGATAACGAGAACACCCTCTCGCCCGACGAGTTCTTTATGGCCGAAGCCCTGCGTGAAGCACGCTTGGCCTATGCCGAGGACGAGATACCGATCGGCGCGATCGTGACCTGCCAGGGTAAGATCATTGGCCGTGGGCATAACCTGACCGAACGGTTGAACGATGTATCGGCCCACGCCGAAATGCAGGCCTTTACGGCTGCTGCCAACTACCTTGGCGGTAAATACCTGAAGGATTGCACCCTGTATGTGACCTTGGAACCCTGCGTGATGTGCGCCGGCGCATCGTACTGGTTCCAAGTTGGTAAGATCGTGTTCGGCGCGTATGATACACGCATGGGTTTCGGGCGTTTGAACCAGAAAGTTACCCACCCCAAGACCATCATTACCGGCGGTATACGGGAGAACGAATGTGCCGAACTGGTGCGTGAATTCTTCCGGAACAAGCGGACAAAAACTTAA
- a CDS encoding tRNA-binding protein, producing the protein MQTITWADFEKVELRAGTIIEVADFPAARKPAYQLTVDFGPLGIKRSSAQITKHYTKEELIGRQILGVVNFPEKQIANFMSQFLVTGLADENGDIVLTAVERPVPNGSKLI; encoded by the coding sequence ATGCAAACTATCACCTGGGCCGACTTTGAGAAAGTGGAACTGCGGGCGGGCACCATCATTGAGGTGGCCGATTTCCCCGCGGCACGCAAGCCGGCCTATCAGCTAACGGTAGATTTTGGTCCGTTGGGCATTAAACGCTCAAGCGCCCAGATCACTAAGCATTATACTAAAGAAGAATTGATCGGCCGCCAGATACTGGGCGTGGTCAACTTTCCCGAAAAGCAGATAGCCAATTTTATGTCGCAGTTCCTGGTCACCGGCCTAGCCGACGAGAATGGCGACATCGTACTCACCGCTGTTGAGCGCCCCGTGCCTAACGGCAGCAAACTGATCTGA
- a CDS encoding N-6 DNA methylase, whose translation MLDWVLLPFKRHDSEFEQQAALDTYRNHPKVQQLVQLVTIIGNLSEGFCDPLGELFMQAISNGHNGQYFTPDPICDMMTAMTMSNPIDGQSVMDCACGSGRMLLSAAKINRHLKLYGADLDITCCKMALLNMLLNSLQGEMAHMNSLTNDFYRGYKVSTTLVDGYHMPHYIEFTEPEQSCIWLRPVKDKELATCDHIRDRMVPYCLTSAAGVRLFELSGGALM comes from the coding sequence ATGCTTGATTGGGTGCTGTTACCTTTTAAAAGGCACGATAGCGAATTTGAGCAACAGGCAGCACTTGATACCTACCGCAATCATCCCAAAGTGCAACAATTGGTGCAACTTGTCACCATCATTGGCAACCTCTCAGAAGGCTTCTGCGACCCGTTAGGAGAACTTTTCATGCAAGCCATTAGCAACGGTCATAACGGACAATATTTCACTCCTGACCCTATATGCGACATGATGACGGCCATGACTATGAGCAACCCAATAGATGGGCAAAGCGTTATGGATTGTGCTTGTGGTAGTGGCAGGATGCTTTTGAGTGCAGCAAAGATCAACAGGCATCTTAAGCTTTACGGTGCAGACCTTGATATAACTTGCTGCAAAATGGCACTGCTTAACATGCTGCTTAATTCTTTACAAGGAGAGATGGCACATATGAACTCTTTAACCAACGACTTTTACAGAGGGTACAAAGTGAGCACCACACTGGTTGATGGTTATCATATGCCTCACTACATAGAGTTTACAGAGCCTGAGCAAAGTTGTATTTGGCTTCGCCCTGTAAAGGACAAAGAACTTGCCACCTGTGATCATATCCGTGATCGCATGGTGCCATATTGCCTCACGAGTGCAGCAGGGGTAAGGCTTTTTGAATTGAGTGGTGGGGCCCTAATGTGA
- a CDS encoding DsbA family protein — protein MEKKTNPMLCDIETGLCEVPSQQNDRPTEVNNVGKKPLKMLYFTDPICSSCWGIEPQLRRLKLAYGYVLHVEYRMGGLLPDWSYNSGGISKPSDVAHHWDEVSLHYNMPIDGDVWLEDPLDSSYPPSIAFKAAQLQDEKKALMMLRIMREMVFLKKMNIAKRDIILQAAALADLDLTKFEADLDNEAQRAFQEDLALARSMGVRGFPTIFFTNATGDTEKAYGTKPYEVYKMAIKKLIPNIKEQDHAEDLKGLFGLFKTMTTCEFAELSGTTIEESDQLLQQAHNDGHIQVYHSKNGPLWSR, from the coding sequence ATGGAGAAAAAGACCAACCCGATGCTTTGCGATATAGAGACCGGCTTATGTGAAGTGCCATCGCAACAGAACGACCGACCAACAGAGGTAAACAACGTCGGCAAAAAGCCACTGAAGATGCTGTACTTCACCGATCCCATCTGTTCATCATGCTGGGGTATCGAGCCGCAGTTACGAAGGCTGAAGTTAGCTTATGGTTATGTGTTGCATGTAGAATATCGTATGGGTGGCTTACTGCCCGACTGGAGCTATAACAGCGGAGGCATCAGCAAGCCGTCGGACGTTGCCCATCACTGGGATGAGGTGAGCCTTCATTACAATATGCCTATAGATGGTGACGTGTGGCTGGAAGATCCGCTGGACTCCTCTTATCCGCCATCTATCGCATTCAAGGCAGCGCAGCTACAGGATGAAAAGAAAGCCCTGATGATGCTTCGCATCATGCGCGAGATGGTCTTTTTGAAGAAGATGAACATTGCTAAGCGCGACATCATCTTGCAGGCTGCTGCTTTAGCCGATCTGGACCTGACCAAATTCGAGGCAGACCTTGATAATGAGGCCCAAAGAGCATTTCAAGAAGACCTCGCCTTGGCACGCAGCATGGGAGTGAGAGGGTTCCCGACCATATTTTTCACCAATGCTACAGGCGATACCGAAAAAGCTTATGGAACTAAGCCGTATGAGGTATATAAGATGGCTATTAAAAAGCTCATACCTAACATAAAAGAACAGGACCATGCCGAAGACCTGAAAGGTTTATTCGGTCTATTCAAAACAATGACCACATGCGAATTTGCCGAGTTGAGCGGCACAACCATAGAGGAGTCCGATCAACTTTTACAGCAAGCCCATAATGACGGCCATATACAAGTATATCATAGCAAGAACGGCCCATTATGGTCACGTTGA